The Antarcticibacterium sp. 1MA-6-2 genome has a window encoding:
- a CDS encoding TonB-dependent receptor domain-containing protein yields MQVTGSSGASMGGTQKIKIRGVNSISGGDQPLIVVDGTPISNANFSGSDQADYGNLGQDVNPSDIESVNVLKGPAASALYGIRGQYGVIMITTKKGKKGAQDIRVQINSSLAIEEAYNFMPLQNEFGAGSSLSFDTLPNGDPYVAVDYDESWGPRMDGTPVRQVFSFYPQDPTYGQLTPFVPHPDNIKDYYETGYNITTGISVSGGNENSTIRLSLNDTKVGGVEPNTYLSRNNVGLDASLDLNEKLTASANINYATNNARRPQQGSEHGTGYFVQWFQRNIDMNRLRDYQYEDGTYLHWNLSTPSSTTGEIEDFEPLYWNNPFFDAYENTAEDRRNRYFGNIGLRYKILPELELSAFVRSDMYTQNIETRTAFGGRRVPAFTTGKYENVEMNYEFLAQYNKRWEEFSINANLGGNIFDRRFSQLSMATVGGLSSPGFYNIDASIDRPETTSYLLRKEIRSMFGMVSLGYRDTFFVDGSIRNDISSALPKENNSYWYPSISGSVIFSELVNWEDLSFGKLRASYAQAGSDLDPYLTTRSYGVGTVYDGTTTIFIPGNLNNPNIEPSFAHSYEAGIELRFFQNRLGLDLTFYEQKNKNQIIQLDVSGASGYASSTINAGLIENKGLELTLNARLRYKPKIFIGMPLST; encoded by the coding sequence GTGCAGGTTACAGGATCTTCAGGAGCAAGTATGGGAGGTACTCAAAAGATTAAAATTAGAGGTGTAAATTCAATAAGTGGAGGAGATCAGCCTCTCATAGTAGTAGATGGAACTCCTATCTCTAATGCAAATTTTTCTGGAAGCGATCAGGCCGATTATGGAAACCTGGGACAGGATGTAAACCCCAGTGATATAGAATCGGTGAACGTTTTAAAAGGTCCTGCCGCATCTGCTTTATATGGAATAAGGGGGCAGTATGGGGTGATAATGATTACCACTAAAAAAGGAAAGAAGGGAGCACAGGATATTAGAGTGCAAATTAATTCCTCTCTTGCAATTGAGGAGGCATATAACTTCATGCCTCTTCAAAATGAATTTGGAGCAGGATCCAGCCTGTCTTTTGATACCCTTCCTAATGGGGATCCATATGTAGCAGTAGATTATGATGAGAGCTGGGGACCCAGAATGGACGGCACTCCCGTTAGGCAGGTATTTAGTTTTTATCCCCAGGACCCTACTTATGGGCAGCTAACTCCTTTCGTGCCTCATCCCGATAATATTAAAGATTACTACGAGACGGGATATAATATTACTACCGGAATTTCGGTTTCGGGAGGAAACGAGAATTCCACCATTAGATTAAGTTTAAATGACACAAAGGTTGGAGGGGTAGAACCTAATACCTATTTAAGCAGGAATAATGTGGGACTTGATGCTAGCCTGGATCTTAATGAAAAACTTACAGCCTCTGCCAATATTAATTATGCAACCAACAATGCAAGAAGACCGCAGCAGGGGTCGGAGCACGGCACCGGGTATTTCGTTCAATGGTTTCAAAGAAACATTGATATGAACAGGCTAAGAGATTATCAATATGAAGATGGTACTTACCTTCACTGGAACTTAAGCACTCCCAGTTCAACAACAGGTGAAATAGAAGATTTTGAACCTTTATACTGGAATAATCCATTTTTTGATGCCTATGAGAATACTGCGGAAGACAGAAGGAACAGGTATTTTGGAAATATAGGTTTAAGATATAAGATCCTCCCTGAACTGGAATTAAGTGCCTTTGTAAGATCAGACATGTATACGCAGAATATTGAAACCCGAACTGCATTTGGTGGTAGAAGAGTACCTGCTTTTACAACAGGAAAATATGAGAATGTTGAAATGAATTATGAATTCCTGGCTCAGTATAATAAAAGGTGGGAGGAGTTTTCAATCAATGCCAACCTGGGCGGCAATATTTTTGACAGAAGATTCTCTCAGTTATCCATGGCCACTGTTGGGGGATTATCTTCTCCCGGGTTTTATAACATTGACGCTTCAATAGACAGGCCAGAAACTACTTCGTATTTATTAAGGAAAGAAATTCGAAGTATGTTTGGGATGGTATCCTTAGGGTATAGAGATACATTTTTTGTTGATGGTTCAATAAGGAATGATATTTCATCGGCTTTACCCAAAGAAAACAATTCCTATTGGTATCCTTCAATTTCCGGAAGTGTAATTTTTAGTGAACTCGTAAATTGGGAGGACCTTTCATTTGGAAAATTAAGAGCAAGTTATGCGCAGGCAGGATCAGATCTTGATCCCTATTTGACAACCAGGTCTTATGGGGTAGGTACCGTTTATGATGGAACTACTACCATTTTTATTCCTGGCAACCTGAATAATCCTAATATAGAACCTTCCTTTGCCCACTCTTATGAGGCAGGTATTGAGCTAAGGTTTTTCCAAAACAGGTTAGGCCTTGATCTTACTTTCTACGAACAGAAAAATAAAAACCAGATCATTCAGCTGGATGTATCAGGTGCGAGTGGATATGCTTCCAGCACTATCAACGCCGGACTTATAGAAAATAAGGGTTTGGAACTAACTTTAAATGCCCGGCTAAGGTACAAACCGAAAATTTTCATTGGGATGCCACTTTCAACCTGA
- a CDS encoding ABC transporter permease yields MYQSGGAILVKLKSHQIESTLAEIEKKWKVIEPDFPLRSSFLDANFQQLFSSYFMLQKVVRFFGTIAILISIMGLFALTAFIIKQRNKEIGIRKVLGANTRNITALIGKDFLLLVLVASFIAIPVGWWAMDIWLQDFAYQTTIDWWVYAAAPIIVLIVALVTVSFQTIKAALQNPVKSLRTE; encoded by the coding sequence ATGTATCAGTCTGGAGGAGCAATCCTGGTAAAACTGAAATCTCACCAGATAGAATCTACTCTTGCCGAAATTGAAAAAAAATGGAAAGTAATTGAACCCGATTTTCCGCTACGTTCTTCCTTTTTGGATGCCAACTTTCAGCAATTGTTCAGCTCCTATTTCATGCTGCAAAAGGTTGTCAGATTTTTTGGCACCATTGCAATATTAATTTCTATAATGGGATTGTTTGCATTAACAGCATTTATAATCAAACAGCGAAATAAGGAAATAGGAATAAGAAAGGTCCTGGGAGCAAATACCAGGAATATAACCGCACTAATAGGCAAAGATTTTTTACTACTGGTTTTAGTCGCAAGTTTTATTGCCATTCCCGTTGGCTGGTGGGCTATGGATATTTGGCTGCAGGACTTTGCTTACCAAACTACTATAGATTGGTGGGTGTACGCAGCAGCACCAATTATCGTTTTAATAGTTGCCCTTGTAACAGTGAGTTTCCAAACTATTAAAGCTGCATTACAAAACCCGGTAAAAAGTTTAAGAACCGAATAA
- a CDS encoding carboxypeptidase-like regulatory domain-containing protein: MKKHFKVITTILLLLTVSLTFAQQRTVSGKVTSAGDGMPLPGVNVIVQGTNQGTITDMDGNFSLTVPENATLVFSSLGFGSREVEVGNQSVINLSLTEDLEGLDEVVVTALGITRDKKSLGYATQEVEGEDLILTNEQNVLGSLSGRVA; encoded by the coding sequence ATGAAAAAACATTTTAAGGTAATTACAACTATTTTGTTATTGCTCACAGTTAGCCTGACCTTCGCTCAACAAAGGACAGTATCGGGGAAGGTGACTTCTGCCGGAGATGGAATGCCCCTGCCCGGAGTGAATGTAATTGTTCAGGGCACCAATCAGGGCACTATAACCGATATGGACGGGAATTTTTCTCTTACCGTTCCCGAAAATGCAACCTTGGTATTTTCATCTTTGGGTTTCGGTTCGCGGGAAGTTGAGGTCGGTAATCAATCGGTTATCAATCTTTCTTTGACAGAGGATTTGGAGGGTCTTGATGAGGTGGTTGTTACAGCTCTGGGAATTACGCGGGACAAAAAATCTTTAGGATACGCAACCCAGGAAGTAGAGGGGGAAGATCTAATTCTTACTAACGAACAAAATGTACTTGGTTCCTTATCGGGAAGGGTTGCTTAA
- a CDS encoding SusD/RagB family nutrient-binding outer membrane lipoprotein — protein MKNRYIILMLLCSTVLGCDNFDDEININPNQPSEASGTQLIAQAQLSLPGLSSSPQGEFLAQYLAETQYVGASLYPQGSTSFYGFYQGPLIALQEVIDAEELNATQGPPSNQKAVAKILKAYFFWNITDRWGDVPYFQALQGTDNFTPVYDTQEEIYNDLFQELKEANDMMVSGEISDDIIYGGDMENWRKLANSVRLLMALRLSEVDEDKARTEFNDALEDGVFTSNDDNLVFQHLADANNQSYWYGQVVNQNREWWALTQNLVEMMKPVEDPRLPVYGDPARESGEFVGRPYGQEDNLGVDKESLLGSDIIVQDLAIHLVTHAQVLFALAEAAERGWITGDTEEYYNEAVTRSILQWTGSTEGAETLLNTPEVSFNPDNAMEQIAEQRYIHLFMHGYEAWSEWRRTGFPDNLVQPNGLAIPLRLAYPDNEAFNNAENYNAAVERLGGENSLYAPVWWDEN, from the coding sequence ATGAAAAACAGATATATAATTCTTATGTTGTTGTGTTCAACGGTTTTGGGATGCGACAATTTTGACGATGAAATAAATATAAATCCAAACCAGCCTAGTGAAGCCTCGGGAACACAATTAATAGCCCAGGCTCAGCTCTCTCTTCCAGGTTTAAGTAGTTCTCCCCAGGGAGAATTCCTGGCCCAGTACCTTGCAGAAACCCAGTATGTGGGAGCTTCTCTTTACCCTCAGGGCAGCACAAGCTTTTATGGATTTTACCAGGGACCCCTTATTGCCTTGCAGGAAGTAATTGATGCCGAAGAATTAAACGCCACACAAGGACCACCGTCCAATCAAAAAGCAGTAGCAAAAATTCTTAAAGCATATTTCTTCTGGAACATTACAGATAGATGGGGTGACGTCCCTTACTTTCAAGCTTTACAGGGAACCGATAATTTTACCCCCGTCTATGACACCCAGGAGGAAATTTATAATGACCTTTTTCAGGAACTTAAAGAAGCTAATGATATGATGGTTTCCGGAGAAATAAGTGATGATATCATCTATGGTGGAGACATGGAAAACTGGAGGAAACTGGCAAATTCTGTTAGACTTTTAATGGCCCTTCGATTATCTGAAGTTGATGAGGATAAAGCCCGAACGGAGTTTAATGACGCTCTTGAAGATGGAGTTTTTACCTCCAATGATGACAATCTCGTTTTTCAGCACCTGGCCGATGCGAATAACCAGAGCTACTGGTATGGTCAGGTGGTCAATCAAAACCGGGAGTGGTGGGCTTTAACTCAAAATCTGGTTGAGATGATGAAACCCGTTGAGGATCCCCGTTTACCTGTTTATGGAGATCCGGCAAGGGAAAGCGGTGAATTTGTTGGTCGTCCCTATGGGCAGGAGGATAATTTAGGAGTTGACAAGGAATCACTTCTAGGTTCAGATATCATTGTTCAGGATTTGGCAATTCATTTAGTTACTCACGCACAGGTGTTATTTGCATTAGCTGAAGCTGCGGAACGCGGGTGGATCACGGGTGATACTGAAGAATATTACAACGAAGCCGTGACACGATCTATACTACAATGGACCGGAAGTACTGAAGGAGCTGAAACATTATTAAATACGCCTGAAGTTTCCTTTAATCCTGATAATGCCATGGAACAAATTGCAGAACAGCGGTATATTCACCTGTTTATGCATGGCTACGAAGCCTGGTCAGAATGGAGGAGAACAGGTTTTCCCGATAACCTGGTGCAACCGAATGGCCTAGCAATTCCTCTAAGATTGGCGTATCCGGATAATGAAGCATTCAACAATGCCGAAAATTATAATGCTGCAGTTGAAAGATTAGGCGGCGAGAATAGTCTTTATGCCCCGGTATGGTGGGATGAGAATTAA
- a CDS encoding ABC transporter permease has translation MVKNYFKIAWRNLENSRTYSIISIFGLAAALASFIIVLVAVNYELSYDTWDPELQKVYKVSMRLQDDVMEDTPAPLASFLAEKHPNIEAATSMQGAGEYEVLVSSGEKSIYHKGFASADSLFLQVFPYKLSRGDRATALHAPNAVIISEELSKTLFGDSNPMGETIKIFNAMEGVITGVMELPKTPSHRNVHLVMRDPYAKQNFFWNNNSYNTYIKLTQVVSETQLEEDLNRIYLEERVQKDEVLSEAYNKSGQKTILFTDVVPNIQNFSKFGNSNIKTVSILFFLAILLLLTGAINFSNLTVAKSIGRAKEVGIRKVLGSGRRKLILQFMTETAVQCTISLIIAITIVILCLPYINNSLNLQLNFWGENSLTLITQIGLCLVVITLLSGLYPSIHLSRFNIVKVLKGNYSAGNKGITFRDILVVFQFMVTAFFIIAILGINRQLDYIQSKDKGFTGEQVLRIEATQATREQGFADTRNSLLSIPGVSSVAKTTTVPGDKIADSSTYNFNYKGEKIRMGSVKVSTDYFKTLEIPLIAGRFFNETFSDQNTRSAIINETAAKKLQVEDPLGETISFGGCEEGAVQIVGIVKDINVHGFEFEVKLSCLYYRKQCLYVSVWRSNPGKTEISPDRIYSCRN, from the coding sequence ATGGTAAAAAATTACTTTAAGATCGCGTGGCGGAACCTGGAAAACAGTAGAACGTACTCTATTATAAGTATTTTCGGATTGGCTGCCGCTTTAGCCAGTTTTATTATTGTCTTAGTTGCTGTTAATTATGAGCTCAGCTACGATACCTGGGATCCAGAACTTCAAAAAGTTTATAAAGTCTCTATGCGGCTACAGGATGATGTTATGGAAGATACCCCGGCACCATTAGCCTCTTTTTTAGCTGAAAAACACCCCAATATTGAAGCAGCCACCTCTATGCAGGGAGCCGGGGAGTATGAGGTTCTTGTAAGCAGCGGTGAAAAAAGCATCTACCATAAAGGCTTTGCATCTGCAGATTCTCTTTTTTTACAGGTCTTTCCCTATAAACTTAGCCGTGGAGACAGAGCTACCGCGCTTCATGCTCCAAATGCGGTAATCATAAGTGAGGAACTGTCAAAAACACTCTTTGGGGACAGCAATCCTATGGGAGAAACAATAAAGATCTTTAATGCAATGGAAGGGGTGATAACCGGAGTGATGGAATTGCCTAAAACACCCTCTCATCGCAATGTTCATTTAGTAATGCGGGATCCTTATGCTAAACAGAATTTTTTCTGGAACAATAATTCCTATAATACCTATATTAAATTAACTCAGGTTGTTTCTGAAACTCAGCTTGAAGAAGATCTTAACAGAATATACCTGGAGGAACGAGTTCAAAAGGATGAAGTTTTAAGCGAAGCCTATAACAAGTCAGGACAAAAGACCATATTGTTTACAGATGTCGTCCCGAATATTCAAAATTTTTCAAAGTTTGGGAATAGCAATATTAAAACCGTTTCCATATTGTTTTTTCTGGCAATTTTGCTTCTGTTAACGGGTGCCATTAATTTTAGTAATCTCACGGTCGCCAAGTCTATAGGAAGGGCAAAGGAAGTAGGAATAAGGAAGGTTTTGGGTTCTGGCCGCCGTAAATTGATCTTGCAGTTTATGACCGAAACTGCCGTGCAATGCACCATCAGTCTTATAATAGCCATAACAATTGTTATTTTATGTTTGCCATATATAAATAACTCTCTTAACCTTCAACTCAATTTTTGGGGAGAAAACAGTCTAACGCTTATTACACAAATTGGATTGTGTCTGGTTGTAATCACTTTGCTTTCGGGGCTTTATCCCTCGATTCATCTTTCCCGTTTCAACATTGTAAAGGTTTTAAAAGGAAATTATTCCGCAGGAAATAAAGGAATCACTTTTAGAGATATCCTGGTAGTATTTCAGTTTATGGTAACTGCCTTTTTTATTATTGCTATTTTAGGAATAAACAGACAGCTCGATTATATTCAAAGTAAAGACAAAGGTTTTACAGGAGAGCAGGTGCTGCGAATTGAAGCTACCCAGGCTACACGTGAACAGGGATTTGCGGATACAAGAAATTCCTTGCTTTCAATTCCGGGAGTGAGTAGTGTTGCTAAAACCACTACTGTTCCCGGCGATAAAATAGCCGATTCTTCCACCTATAATTTTAACTATAAGGGCGAAAAAATACGTATGGGATCGGTAAAGGTGAGCACCGATTATTTTAAGACTCTGGAGATTCCTTTAATTGCAGGAAGGTTTTTCAATGAAACTTTTAGCGATCAAAATACCCGCAGTGCAATTATTAACGAGACTGCGGCAAAGAAGCTACAGGTGGAGGATCCTCTTGGGGAAACGATTTCCTTTGGAGGATGTGAGGAGGGAGCGGTGCAGATTGTTGGAATTGTAAAAGATATTAATGTTCATGGGTTTGAATTTGAAGTGAAGCTTAGCTGTTTATACTATAGAAAACAATGCCTGTATGTATCAGTCTGGAGGAGCAATCCTGGTAAAACTGAAATCTCACCAGATAGAATCTACTCTTGCCGAAATTGA
- a CDS encoding DNA-deoxyinosine glycosylase, whose amino-acid sequence MPEPPVNYKTSFPPISNSETEILILGTLPGDRSLEMGEYFAHPRNRFWKIIAAITNNPLPEDYLQKRDLLYNTKIGVWNVLHKAHRKGSLDSAIQNEVPNDISRFIRKHTKLKVIAFDGLKAEALFDKHFTRRSDIKYILLPACSPANARFNLIALCDRWKEILLSLED is encoded by the coding sequence ATGCCTGAACCACCTGTTAACTATAAAACCTCTTTTCCTCCTATTTCAAATTCTGAAACTGAAATTTTGATCCTGGGAACCTTACCCGGGGACAGATCTTTGGAAATGGGAGAGTATTTTGCCCACCCCCGCAACAGGTTCTGGAAAATCATTGCGGCTATTACAAATAATCCATTGCCGGAGGATTATTTACAAAAACGGGACCTTTTATACAACACGAAAATTGGGGTTTGGAATGTTCTTCATAAAGCACATAGGAAAGGCAGTCTGGATTCAGCTATTCAAAACGAGGTGCCAAATGATATTTCCCGATTTATTAGGAAGCATACCAAATTAAAGGTTATAGCCTTTGACGGCCTAAAAGCAGAAGCTTTATTTGATAAACATTTTACAAGAAGAAGCGATATAAAATATATTCTGTTGCCAGCCTGTAGCCCTGCCAATGCAAGATTTAATCTAATAGCATTGTGTGACAGGTGGAAGGAAATTTTATTGTCTTTGGAAGATTAA
- a CDS encoding copper homeostasis protein CutC encodes MIGNYIKEACVENLSQVLQAQKKGANRIELCDRLDLDGTTPPRELIIAAMETGIPVRVMIRPRGGDFIYTEEELNKMESSILFCKELGVEAVVFGIQKEDGYLNYEQIQKLAKIASPLKVVVHKAIDNTPDPVGAVKELLNIEEISSILTSGGMETAFEGKNNLKKMIEIADGQIEIVVAGKVTESNIEQLNQFLHSKAYHGKRIVGDLG; translated from the coding sequence TTGATTGGAAATTATATAAAAGAAGCCTGTGTTGAAAATCTTTCACAGGTGCTACAGGCCCAGAAGAAAGGAGCAAACAGGATTGAGCTTTGCGACCGCCTCGACCTTGACGGGACCACTCCTCCCCGGGAACTTATTATAGCAGCTATGGAAACAGGAATACCTGTGAGGGTAATGATCAGGCCGAGAGGAGGGGATTTTATTTACACTGAGGAAGAGCTGAATAAAATGGAGAGTTCCATTTTATTCTGCAAAGAATTAGGAGTAGAAGCTGTGGTTTTTGGAATACAAAAAGAAGATGGATATTTAAACTATGAACAGATCCAAAAACTTGCCAAAATTGCCTCACCTTTAAAAGTGGTTGTTCATAAAGCTATTGATAACACCCCAGACCCTGTGGGTGCAGTGAAAGAGCTGTTGAACATTGAGGAAATTAGCAGCATTCTTACTTCCGGAGGAATGGAAACAGCTTTTGAAGGAAAGAATAATCTCAAGAAGATGATTGAGATTGCAGATGGGCAGATTGAAATAGTAGTGGCTGGAAAAGTCACTGAGAGTAATATTGAACAACTAAATCAGTTTCTTCATTCGAAAGCCTATCACGGAAAGCGAATTGTAGGAGATCTTGGTTAA
- a CDS encoding TolC family protein, whose protein sequence is MLRSLITGFLILSFTVALSQEDAVSLTLEESIRIALENNLDLQSAQLRSKRANVNFRRARNSVLPDLGGSYNIGLSNGRSIDPFTNAYINRELTFSNAGLSLDAVIFNGFNLLNRIRQSKLNLRASQMEVEEEKQNLMLDVTLAYLTVLNNRDLVQLAENRLETTAEQVNRLQTLYNEEVGNPADFTDIQGQAAVERTGIIQSRNNLQESLLNLEQLLNITYDVAPEGIQLLVDLEPYSYSAEQVYEEALNSLPTFKARELRVEAARKGVHVARSLYIPEISLFGQLNTNYSSAAQIFLEKGTTTVETGNFVTIDNQQIPVFANQTQFTEEPITYNDQFTNNLNSVVGVSVRLPIFNGFEAKNNVALEKINLQESIVEMDNTSLRLKQTIEQAHNDMQAAYTRYNILQEQVAAFEESFRINEIRFNSGVSTIVEYTISKNNLDNARINLANAKYEYLLRVKVLDYYRGII, encoded by the coding sequence ATGTTACGAAGTTTAATAACCGGATTCTTAATTTTATCTTTTACAGTTGCTCTTTCCCAGGAGGATGCTGTATCCCTCACTCTGGAAGAAAGTATAAGAATTGCTCTCGAAAACAACCTCGACCTGCAAAGTGCCCAACTGCGTTCTAAACGTGCGAATGTAAATTTCAGGAGGGCCAGAAACAGCGTGCTGCCAGATTTAGGGGGTTCCTACAATATAGGTTTGAGCAACGGTAGAAGTATTGACCCTTTTACTAATGCTTACATCAACAGAGAGCTGACTTTTTCTAATGCCGGACTGTCGCTTGATGCAGTTATCTTCAACGGCTTTAACCTGTTAAACAGGATAAGACAGAGTAAATTAAATTTACGAGCCTCACAGATGGAGGTTGAGGAAGAAAAACAAAATCTGATGCTTGATGTTACCCTCGCCTACCTCACAGTTCTTAACAATCGCGACCTTGTACAGCTGGCTGAGAACAGGCTGGAAACAACTGCAGAACAGGTAAACCGTCTCCAGACGCTCTACAACGAGGAAGTGGGGAATCCTGCTGACTTTACAGATATACAGGGACAGGCAGCAGTGGAACGCACAGGAATTATTCAGTCACGCAATAATCTACAGGAATCTCTTCTCAACCTGGAGCAGCTTTTAAACATCACTTATGACGTAGCACCTGAAGGTATTCAGTTACTTGTTGACCTGGAGCCCTACTCCTATTCTGCTGAACAGGTGTATGAGGAAGCCTTAAACAGCCTGCCTACGTTTAAGGCCAGGGAGTTAAGAGTAGAAGCTGCAAGAAAAGGAGTGCACGTTGCGAGATCTCTATACATCCCTGAAATTTCCCTATTTGGACAATTAAATACCAACTATTCCAGCGCTGCACAGATATTTCTTGAAAAGGGAACAACAACTGTTGAAACAGGAAATTTTGTGACTATAGATAATCAACAAATACCTGTTTTTGCAAATCAAACCCAGTTTACTGAAGAACCTATTACCTATAACGACCAGTTTACAAATAACCTCAACTCTGTAGTGGGAGTTTCGGTTAGGCTGCCAATCTTCAATGGCTTTGAGGCAAAAAACAATGTTGCCCTTGAGAAGATCAATCTTCAGGAATCGATTGTGGAGATGGATAATACAAGTCTCCGGCTAAAGCAAACTATTGAACAGGCACATAATGATATGCAGGCGGCATATACCCGATACAATATCCTTCAGGAGCAGGTGGCAGCGTTTGAAGAATCCTTCAGGATTAATGAGATAAGATTTAACAGCGGAGTTTCCACTATAGTCGAATATACCATCAGCAAAAATAACCTGGACAACGCAAGGATCAACCTGGCTAATGCTAAGTATGAATACCTGCTTCGGGTGAAGGTGCTGGATTACTACCGTGGCATAATTTAA